In a single window of the Terriglobus roseus genome:
- a CDS encoding response regulator transcription factor — protein MKTARLVVSVVDDDESIRESLPDLLAELGFQAYTFASAEAFLSSDGASKTDCLLLDINMPGTTGLDLERYLRRSGSQVPIIFITALRDESARLSLIKQGAVECLFKPFSDAALLEALTKAFR, from the coding sequence ATGAAGACTGCACGTTTGGTTGTTTCAGTGGTTGATGACGACGAATCGATTCGGGAGTCCCTGCCTGACTTGCTCGCTGAATTGGGATTCCAAGCCTACACGTTCGCATCGGCCGAAGCATTTCTTTCATCTGATGGAGCGTCAAAGACCGACTGCTTGCTTCTTGATATCAACATGCCGGGGACCACTGGACTAGATCTTGAGCGGTATTTGAGGCGGAGCGGCTCACAAGTCCCAATCATTTTCATAACCGCTCTGAGAGATGAATCCGCGCGCTTGAGTTTGATCAAACAAGGTGCCGTCGAGTGTCTGTTTAAACCGTTTAGCGACGCCGCGTTGCTCGAGGCGCTTACCAAAGCATTCCGCTAA
- a CDS encoding response regulator transcription factor, giving the protein MQEVLPIVFVVDDDVSVRESLELLLRNEGWQVELFVSASDFLAYDPPVVPNCLVLDVSLPGLNGLELQRCIGSDRTEMPIIFITGHGDIPMTVQAMKAGAIEFLQKPFSDETMLNAIRGALQRSKHLLSRKNEIRELRSMYGQLTPREREVMALVAAGLPNKQVGSELGISEITVKAHRGSLMRKLNASSVADLVKIATRLRVTTSRTLDARAVVSESHRS; this is encoded by the coding sequence ATGCAAGAAGTCCTACCGATTGTCTTCGTAGTGGATGACGATGTGTCAGTCCGTGAATCCTTGGAGCTCCTTCTTCGCAATGAGGGCTGGCAGGTCGAGCTATTCGTGTCGGCATCTGATTTTCTCGCCTACGATCCACCTGTGGTTCCGAATTGTCTTGTTCTTGATGTCTCGCTTCCTGGTCTGAATGGGCTCGAGCTGCAAAGGTGTATTGGCTCTGACCGGACTGAGATGCCCATCATCTTTATCACTGGCCATGGTGACATCCCCATGACCGTACAAGCGATGAAGGCAGGAGCAATCGAGTTTCTTCAAAAGCCCTTCAGCGATGAGACGATGTTGAATGCCATTCGCGGTGCGCTGCAGCGCAGTAAACACCTGCTGAGTCGTAAGAATGAGATCCGTGAATTGCGGTCTATGTATGGGCAATTAACCCCGAGAGAGCGTGAGGTCATGGCCTTGGTCGCTGCCGGACTTCCAAACAAACAAGTAGGCAGCGAACTTGGGATTAGCGAGATCACAGTGAAGGCGCATCGTGGTAGCCTCATGCGCAAGCTGAATGCCAGTTCCGTTGCGGATCTTGTGAAAATCGCGACACGGCTCCGCGTCACGACCTCTCGAACGCTAGACGCGCGTGCCGTGGTGTCTGAGAGTCATAGATCGTAA